A region of Chloracidobacterium sp. DNA encodes the following proteins:
- a CDS encoding polysaccharide biosynthesis tyrosine autokinase — MENDQRLTPLPITKDLQPVNIEYPGNYSSSYDNALDSRRSIRQYFNIVYKRLPIILAITILTTAAAAFYSFRQPSIYEAQASMIIEPRKVPQTQKDAININFGDNQQYYNTQLELLKNPDLMRRVVISLGLHRDPNLFGEQNRGILASVRSLFSGGQKTESTDNSLPIVSDTSPDTAKNGQIQLTPEENTRAEFYAAVLVSGLRVVPLDRTNIVNISLQSTNPSVAAKAADRVAELFIKEDADRETSGAQKAYEDLGASIEELKGTIAQQENDMIAEMKSGNLPLVEGGNALRADNLKILQAQRNDAQLEVDRLQAMYNAAVQAGENGDILSIVGDNQAIIAARKLNDSRKIDLEKRIEDLDRRIDERQQKREELLVKYTTEHKSVKQIDAEIVTLNSQRERVGREGLQKITIEGSNFEKNAVREVLASLRSQLAASQQRLSGAIAKFDQQAAKANIEGQVETKLTTLRDGLKNNRDLLNTYTQRQKEQELALSSGRPDNITVQNKAMTPGSPIGPQRGRNILVALLLSFAAGIGLAFLLDYLDDSVRTSDDISRHLGLPTLALIPHYLNTEKRKLLTAVNGNGAAAPSALITMDDRHSPMAEAYRHLRTSLLFSSAGKPPQTILVTSSQPSEGKTTTAINTAITLAQSDADVVIIDCDLRRPRLHSHFGFENTKGLTNYLSGDKDTENLIRTYADLPRLKIITSGPIPPNPAELLSSNEMRNLLEFLSGKFKHVIIDSPPAISFTDASILSTLVDGVILVAMANKSSIHLMRQFKQRVSAIGARIYGVVLNGIKAGSMEYDYYGSGYYKYYSQSDDDESTPYLEDQERANAEAAGK, encoded by the coding sequence ATGGAAAACGACCAGCGGTTGACACCGCTACCGATAACAAAAGATCTTCAGCCGGTAAACATTGAGTATCCCGGTAATTATTCGTCTTCTTACGACAATGCTCTCGACAGCAGGCGCTCGATCAGACAGTATTTCAATATCGTTTACAAACGGCTGCCGATCATTTTGGCGATCACGATATTGACGACCGCGGCGGCAGCGTTTTATTCGTTTCGCCAGCCGTCTATCTATGAGGCTCAAGCCTCGATGATCATTGAGCCGCGCAAGGTGCCGCAGACTCAAAAAGACGCGATCAACATCAATTTCGGCGATAATCAGCAATATTACAATACTCAGCTTGAGCTACTTAAGAATCCCGATCTGATGAGGCGAGTCGTCATTTCGCTCGGCCTGCATCGCGATCCCAATCTTTTTGGCGAACAGAATCGCGGTATTTTGGCTAGTGTTCGCTCATTGTTCTCAGGCGGCCAAAAAACCGAAAGCACTGATAATTCATTACCAATAGTTAGCGATACTTCGCCGGATACTGCCAAAAACGGTCAGATCCAGCTTACACCGGAAGAAAATACGCGTGCCGAATTTTACGCGGCTGTCCTTGTAAGCGGTTTAAGGGTTGTGCCTTTAGACAGGACAAATATTGTAAACATCAGCCTCCAAAGCACTAATCCGTCTGTTGCTGCTAAAGCAGCCGACCGCGTTGCAGAACTCTTTATCAAAGAAGACGCCGACCGCGAAACATCAGGTGCGCAAAAGGCATACGAAGATCTCGGAGCGTCGATCGAAGAACTGAAAGGCACGATCGCCCAACAAGAAAACGACATGATCGCCGAGATGAAATCCGGTAATCTGCCCCTCGTCGAAGGCGGCAACGCCCTCAGGGCAGACAATCTTAAGATTCTGCAGGCTCAGCGGAATGATGCTCAACTCGAAGTCGATAGGCTTCAGGCTATGTATAACGCTGCTGTCCAAGCCGGTGAAAATGGCGATATTCTCTCGATCGTAGGCGACAACCAGGCTATAATCGCTGCCCGCAAGCTAAATGATTCGCGAAAGATCGATCTTGAAAAACGCATCGAGGACCTCGACAGGCGCATCGACGAAAGGCAGCAAAAACGCGAAGAGCTGTTGGTAAAATACACCACGGAACATAAAAGCGTAAAGCAGATCGATGCCGAGATCGTGACGCTCAACAGCCAGAGAGAACGTGTTGGCCGCGAGGGATTACAAAAAATCACGATCGAAGGTTCGAATTTTGAAAAGAATGCCGTGCGAGAGGTTCTTGCAAGTCTGCGGTCGCAGTTGGCAGCATCGCAGCAGCGGCTATCCGGAGCCATAGCGAAATTTGATCAACAAGCCGCAAAAGCTAATATCGAGGGCCAGGTTGAAACCAAACTCACAACTCTTCGCGATGGCCTGAAAAATAACCGCGACCTTTTGAACACTTACACGCAGCGTCAAAAGGAACAGGAATTAGCGTTGTCGAGCGGTCGGCCGGACAATATTACCGTCCAAAATAAAGCGATGACACCTGGCTCGCCGATCGGGCCGCAGCGTGGACGAAATATTCTTGTAGCACTTCTTTTGTCATTTGCGGCAGGCATCGGCCTCGCGTTTTTGCTTGATTATCTTGACGACTCTGTGCGAACGTCTGACGACATCAGCCGTCATCTCGGACTGCCGACACTCGCTCTTATTCCGCATTACCTCAATACTGAAAAACGAAAGCTGCTCACGGCCGTAAATGGAAATGGAGCCGCGGCACCATCTGCTCTCATAACGATGGACGACCGCCATTCGCCGATGGCCGAGGCATATCGCCATTTGCGAACTTCGCTTCTGTTCTCGTCCGCCGGCAAACCGCCGCAAACGATCCTTGTCACATCGTCGCAACCGTCCGAAGGCAAAACAACAACTGCGATCAATACCGCGATCACACTTGCGCAGTCCGATGCAGATGTTGTGATCATCGACTGCGATCTTCGCCGTCCGCGTCTGCACAGTCATTTTGGATTTGAGAATACAAAGGGCCTGACGAATTATCTTTCGGGCGATAAAGACACCGAAAATCTCATCCGCACTTATGCAGATCTGCCGCGTCTGAAGATCATCACGAGCGGCCCGATTCCGCCAAACCCGGCTGAGCTGCTCAGTTCGAATGAGATGCGCAATTTGCTGGAATTCTTGAGCGGCAAATTCAAGCACGTCATCATCGATTCGCCGCCTGCGATCTCGTTCACTGACGCGTCGATACTCTCGACGCTTGTCGATGGCGTTATCCTCGTGGCGATGGCGAATAAGAGTTCGATCCATCTGATGCGCCAGTTCAAACAACGCGTCAGCGCTATCGGAGCCCGCATCTACGGCGTTGTCCTAAACGGCATCAAGGCAGGCTCGATGGAATACGATTACTACGGATCGGGTTATTACAAATACTACTCACAAAGCGACGATGACGAATCAACGCCGTATTTAGAAGACCAGGAAAGAGCGAACGCCGAAGCGGCAGGAAAGTAA
- a CDS encoding FAD-dependent oxidoreductase: MTKFDENGGQNDFELGVEGFQFSDLFDAVKLKELAERFYAGIEKDDAVLHSALTKYIASRGVGYERKVESKILTDSAPYLSEFIARLFKINRERSELERDVLVQNPVWKFKFFVQRRAIKKYKADQVAEMNEAELWRALTELRNAAFDETLIFDEELSIATMTQRLVEAEEALTGTASDGEEVSHDLDNASSTAQRINSAYEKLKDSVFGKLFKKYIVEEESTGDLLAIRAALRIVEAWSAVAFFNKSKKWYSFKTPHPLDYQNLVHLIHPEPELHNIKRGADEELRRRDGFKLTDDRGTMRDALFEIDYCLICHEREKDSCSTGLHEPDGTAKRNPLGIKLEGCPLDEKISEMHMLKKQGDAIGSLALVTIDNPMCAGTGHRICNDCMKGCIFQKQEPVNIPLAETASLTDVLKLPYGFEIYSLLTRWNPLNAKRPYTLPYNGKNVMVVGLGPAGYTLAHYLLNEGFGVVGIDGLKIEPLPSDWTGKLGRDCPKPIKDINEITEELDERILSGFGGVSEYGITVRWDKNFLTMVQLMLTRRKRFRGYGGIRFGGTVTIEDAWDFGFDHIAIATGAGRPTIVPMKNNLIRGIRQASDFLMALQLTGAFKKDTLSNLQVRLPAVVIGGGLTGIDTATELFAYYPVQVEKTLAKYEQVVAEFGEEKIVEHFDEEEIRVLQEFLEHGREIRAERSRAASAGEEPNFIPLVRGWGGVSLIYRKRLQDSPAYRLNHEEVQKALEEGIDFIECMSPTEAVPDEYNAVKALIFERLDYVAETGKFENTGDMHEFPAHTVCVAAGTSPNVIYEKEKPGTFVMDEWRQFFQPFKVERNGDGKLHAVEAAKGETGFFTSYENEGKFISYYGDNHPKYAGNVVKAMASAKDGYAKVVDLFAEELATRGTLPQSERDSIFDKLEATLDEQLRAYVVKVDRLTPTIVDVIVKAPLQARKFEPGQFYRLQNFETSAPMIDGTRLMMEGLALTGAWVDEEKGLLSMIVLEMGTSSRLCSLLKEGEEVLVMGPTGTPTEITENETVMLAGGGLGNAVLFSIARALKENNNKVVYFAGYKNGSDLFKREEIENATDEVIWATDFGDEILPQRPQDAHFRGNIVQAMIAYAEGRLGEQRVDLKNVDRIIAIGSDRMMNGVREARHTTLKPFLNENHVAIGSINSPMQCMMKEVCAQCLQRHVNPHTGEEFFVFSCFNQDQHLDFVDFKNLNERLKANSVQEKLTNLWLDRAFGNEEFKVQFGTS; this comes from the coding sequence ATGACGAAATTTGACGAAAACGGCGGGCAAAACGACTTTGAACTTGGTGTAGAGGGCTTTCAATTCTCGGATCTATTTGACGCAGTAAAACTCAAGGAATTGGCTGAGCGGTTTTACGCCGGTATTGAGAAAGACGACGCAGTGCTGCATTCGGCACTAACAAAATACATCGCCTCGCGTGGAGTCGGCTATGAGCGCAAGGTCGAGTCAAAGATATTGACCGACTCAGCTCCCTACCTCTCAGAATTTATCGCTCGACTGTTCAAGATCAACCGCGAGAGGTCTGAGCTTGAGCGAGATGTTCTGGTTCAAAATCCTGTCTGGAAATTCAAATTCTTTGTCCAGCGGCGTGCGATCAAGAAATATAAGGCCGATCAGGTCGCAGAAATGAACGAAGCGGAGCTTTGGCGCGCTCTCACCGAGCTTCGAAATGCGGCTTTTGACGAAACGTTAATCTTCGACGAAGAATTATCGATCGCGACAATGACGCAGAGGCTCGTCGAGGCTGAGGAGGCCCTTACAGGGACGGCGAGCGACGGTGAAGAGGTTTCGCACGATCTCGACAACGCTTCGTCAACCGCCCAACGAATCAATTCGGCATACGAAAAACTAAAGGATTCAGTCTTCGGAAAGCTGTTTAAGAAGTATATTGTCGAGGAGGAATCGACTGGCGATCTGCTGGCTATCCGAGCAGCGCTGCGGATCGTCGAAGCTTGGTCAGCCGTCGCTTTCTTTAACAAATCGAAAAAATGGTACAGCTTTAAAACGCCGCACCCTCTCGATTATCAAAATCTCGTTCATCTGATCCATCCCGAACCGGAACTGCACAACATAAAGCGTGGAGCGGATGAAGAACTGCGTAGGCGCGACGGTTTTAAGTTAACCGATGATCGCGGCACGATGCGCGACGCTCTGTTTGAGATCGATTATTGCCTGATCTGCCATGAGCGTGAAAAAGATTCGTGTTCGACCGGTCTCCACGAACCTGACGGCACAGCAAAACGCAATCCGCTAGGCATCAAGCTTGAAGGTTGTCCGCTGGATGAAAAGATCTCGGAAATGCACATGCTCAAAAAGCAGGGTGACGCGATCGGGTCGCTGGCGTTGGTGACGATCGACAATCCGATGTGCGCCGGCACAGGTCACCGCATTTGCAACGACTGCATGAAGGGCTGCATTTTCCAGAAGCAAGAGCCGGTGAATATTCCGCTTGCTGAAACTGCTTCGCTGACGGACGTACTCAAACTGCCCTACGGCTTTGAAATTTATAGTCTGCTCACGCGCTGGAATCCGCTCAACGCAAAGCGGCCTTACACATTGCCCTACAACGGCAAAAACGTGATGGTCGTCGGCCTCGGGCCCGCCGGTTATACGCTCGCACACTATTTGTTGAACGAAGGCTTTGGTGTCGTCGGCATCGATGGTTTGAAGATCGAGCCGCTACCGTCGGATTGGACAGGCAAGCTGGGCCGCGACTGCCCAAAACCTATCAAGGATATTAACGAGATCACCGAAGAACTCGACGAACGTATTCTGTCAGGCTTCGGCGGAGTTTCAGAATACGGCATTACCGTTCGATGGGACAAGAATTTTCTGACGATGGTGCAGTTGATGTTGACACGGCGTAAGCGTTTTCGCGGTTACGGCGGCATCAGATTTGGCGGAACCGTTACGATCGAGGACGCATGGGATTTTGGTTTTGATCACATCGCGATCGCGACCGGTGCCGGACGACCGACAATTGTGCCGATGAAGAACAACCTCATCCGAGGCATTCGCCAGGCCTCTGATTTTCTAATGGCGTTGCAGCTAACCGGTGCATTCAAGAAGGATACGCTGTCGAATTTGCAGGTTCGCTTGCCTGCCGTTGTCATCGGCGGAGGCTTGACCGGCATCGACACTGCGACTGAACTTTTTGCCTATTATCCGGTGCAGGTCGAGAAGACGCTCGCGAAATACGAGCAGGTCGTTGCGGAATTTGGCGAGGAAAAGATCGTCGAGCATTTTGACGAAGAAGAGATCCGCGTCTTGCAGGAATTTCTTGAACACGGGCGAGAGATCAGAGCCGAACGTAGCCGCGCCGCATCGGCTGGCGAAGAGCCTAACTTTATCCCGCTGGTTAGAGGCTGGGGCGGAGTATCGCTGATCTATCGAAAACGTTTGCAGGATTCACCGGCGTATCGTTTGAATCATGAAGAGGTGCAAAAAGCTCTCGAAGAAGGCATCGACTTCATCGAATGCATGAGTCCTACCGAAGCCGTGCCCGACGAATACAACGCCGTCAAAGCATTGATTTTCGAGCGACTCGATTACGTCGCAGAAACCGGTAAATTTGAAAACACCGGCGACATGCATGAGTTTCCCGCACACACAGTTTGCGTTGCAGCGGGCACTTCGCCAAACGTCATCTATGAAAAGGAAAAGCCGGGCACATTTGTAATGGACGAGTGGCGTCAGTTTTTCCAGCCGTTCAAGGTAGAACGAAACGGCGATGGAAAACTTCACGCTGTCGAAGCTGCAAAGGGCGAGACCGGATTTTTCACTTCTTACGAAAACGAAGGCAAATTCATTTCTTATTACGGCGACAATCATCCGAAATACGCCGGAAACGTCGTAAAAGCAATGGCCTCGGCGAAAGACGGTTATGCAAAAGTTGTCGACCTATTTGCAGAAGAATTAGCAACCCGCGGAACACTGCCGCAGTCAGAACGCGATTCCATTTTTGACAAGCTCGAGGCAACGCTCGATGAGCAACTTCGCGCTTATGTCGTAAAAGTTGACCGCCTAACGCCGACGATCGTCGATGTGATCGTAAAGGCTCCGCTGCAGGCGCGAAAGTTTGAGCCCGGACAATTTTATCGATTGCAAAACTTTGAAACTTCAGCTCCGATGATCGACGGCACGCGATTGATGATGGAAGGGCTCGCCCTGACAGGTGCTTGGGTCGATGAAGAAAAAGGGCTGCTGTCGATGATAGTTCTCGAAATGGGAACGTCGTCGCGACTTTGCTCTTTGCTAAAAGAAGGTGAGGAAGTTCTCGTAATGGGCCCGACCGGAACGCCAACCGAGATCACTGAAAATGAAACGGTCATGCTCGCCGGCGGCGGACTCGGCAACGCAGTTTTGTTCTCTATAGCTCGAGCGTTAAAGGAGAATAACAACAAGGTCGTTTACTTTGCAGGCTACAAAAACGGCTCCGATCTTTTCAAACGCGAGGAAATTGAGAACGCTACCGACGAAGTTATCTGGGCAACAGATTTTGGTGATGAGATCTTGCCCCAACGTCCGCAGGACGCTCACTTTCGCGGCAATATCGTTCAGGCGATGATCGCCTACGCTGAAGGGCGTCTAGGCGAGCAACGCGTAGATCTCAAAAACGTTGACCGTATTATCGCCATCGGCTCAGACCGAATGATGAACGGCGTTCGCGAAGCTCGTCACACAACACTAAAACCTTTCCTCAACGAAAATCACGTCGCCATCGGCTCGATCAACAGCCCAATGCAATGCATGATGAAAGAAGTCTGCGCCCAGTGTTTGCAAAGACACGTCAACCCCCACACCGGCGAGGAATTTTTCGTCTTCTCATGCTTCAACCAGGACCAGCATCTTGATTTTGTCGATTTCAAAAATCTAAACGAGCGGCTTAAGGCGAATAGCGTTCAGGAGAAGCTGACAAATTTGTGGCTGGACAGAGCATTTGGGAACGAAGAATTCAAGGTTCAATTTGGAACCTCGTAG
- a CDS encoding asparaginase has translation MNAQVLANVIRGETVESVYCGHLSIVDGEGNTVASLGEPSTVTYFRSSAKAFQAIPFLTSGAAEAFGFTEDEVALAVASHSGEPMHVEIAARMLAKAGFLESDLQCGVHLPFSEAESHRMLADGERPTQLHNNCSGKHAAMLAFAKHIGADTTTYLSPDSRIQKRILRCVADFAEMPEQAIAVGIDGCCAPIFALPVAAMAKCFINLIAPAKFPDVTQKACRRIVDSMMTFPELIGGSTRLDTMLMNAAPARIISKVGADGVWLCGVLPCEKWPTGLGIALKVADGDDYRARPVVAIEILRQLDVLSKNDLADMSPMSVKNRRGGVVGYVKTTFELRSEEI, from the coding sequence ATGAATGCTCAAGTCTTAGCAAACGTCATTCGCGGTGAAACGGTCGAGTCCGTTTACTGTGGTCATCTCTCGATCGTTGACGGTGAAGGGAATACTGTAGCGTCGCTCGGCGAACCATCGACGGTGACATATTTTCGGTCGTCGGCAAAAGCATTTCAGGCGATACCGTTTCTTACGAGCGGAGCGGCCGAGGCGTTTGGTTTTACTGAAGATGAAGTTGCTCTCGCTGTAGCTTCGCATTCTGGCGAGCCAATGCATGTCGAGATCGCAGCTCGAATGCTCGCAAAGGCAGGTTTTTTAGAATCAGATCTGCAGTGCGGAGTACATCTGCCTTTTAGTGAAGCCGAATCACATCGAATGCTCGCTGACGGAGAACGTCCGACACAGCTTCACAACAATTGCTCCGGCAAACACGCTGCAATGCTAGCGTTTGCAAAACACATCGGTGCCGACACGACGACATATCTTTCGCCGGACAGTCGAATTCAAAAACGAATCTTAAGATGCGTCGCCGATTTTGCAGAAATGCCCGAGCAAGCCATTGCCGTCGGCATTGACGGATGTTGTGCTCCGATTTTTGCTTTGCCTGTTGCGGCGATGGCAAAGTGCTTTATCAATCTTATTGCTCCGGCAAAATTTCCCGACGTGACACAAAAAGCCTGCCGCCGAATTGTCGATTCAATGATGACCTTTCCCGAACTCATCGGCGGCTCGACACGCCTCGACACAATGCTGATGAACGCCGCACCCGCAAGGATAATCTCAAAGGTCGGCGCCGACGGCGTCTGGCTTTGCGGCGTCCTACCCTGCGAAAAATGGCCCACCGGACTTGGCATCGCGTTAAAGGTTGCCGACGGCGATGATTATCGCGCACGACCCGTTGTTGCGATCGAGATATTGCGCCAACTCGATGTTTTATCGAAGAACGACCTTGCAGACATGTCGCCGATGTCAGTAAAGAATCGGCGTGGTGGTGTGGTAGGATACGTGAAAACTACCTTTGAGCTAAGGAGTGAGGAAATATGA
- the recN gene encoding DNA repair protein RecN: MLTLLKIKNIALIDELAIEFGGGLNLLTGETGSGKSIIVDSLGALAGERLSSDLIKEGSASAAIEGLFFVNVGDALWSILEDSGIEVERSSEAELIVRRELSLTGKNRIFINGQLVTQTLLKKVGIFLADIHGQGEQASVYDVETHIDMLDEFAAASELKAKVEKAFRGMAAVRSELSTLEKDSAEKLQLIDILSFQVNEIGSANLQAGEDIELEEEKLRLNNVEKLTTLSGEAFSLLYDNAESTAATLEKAERKIKELAEFESKLGEYSDGISSARAVVDDLAAFVRDFRDRLEFSPERLDEIENRLAEITRLKRKYGESIDAVLDHLRVSHERLQNIETAEFREEELKKKLSELRSEYLRFAGKLHDARVKAAKRFEKQVEENLNAVALEKARFEVQIKAFEADDTAFSANGFDCVEFYFSANPGESPKPLAKVASGGEASRVMLILKTTAKSDMHQKTAVFDEIDVGIGGRVAEAVGRKLKDLAATQQVLCVTHQPQIASLADRHFIVEKEVVSGRTLVKTRELNSAEQIEEIARMLAGEQVTDAARDNARAMLAASS, from the coding sequence ATGTTAACGCTGCTCAAGATCAAGAACATTGCCCTGATAGACGAGCTTGCCATCGAATTTGGCGGCGGGCTAAATCTCTTGACGGGCGAAACCGGTTCAGGAAAATCCATAATAGTTGACAGCCTCGGTGCACTCGCCGGTGAACGTCTGTCGAGCGATCTCATTAAAGAAGGCAGCGCCTCGGCTGCTATCGAAGGGTTGTTTTTCGTCAACGTGGGCGATGCCTTATGGTCAATTTTAGAAGACAGCGGCATCGAAGTAGAGAGATCATCTGAAGCTGAACTGATCGTCCGACGCGAACTTTCATTAACCGGAAAGAATCGCATTTTTATTAACGGCCAGCTTGTCACGCAAACTCTACTCAAGAAGGTAGGCATTTTCCTCGCCGATATTCACGGTCAAGGCGAGCAGGCGTCAGTCTATGATGTCGAGACGCATATCGACATGCTTGATGAATTTGCTGCGGCCAGCGAGTTAAAAGCGAAAGTCGAAAAGGCGTTTCGCGGAATGGCTGCGGTTCGATCTGAGCTGTCCACATTAGAAAAAGATTCTGCTGAGAAACTGCAGCTTATCGATATTCTGAGTTTTCAGGTAAACGAGATAGGCTCCGCAAATTTGCAGGCTGGCGAAGACATCGAACTCGAAGAAGAAAAGCTTCGACTGAACAATGTTGAAAAACTAACGACGCTCAGCGGCGAGGCATTTTCTTTACTTTATGACAATGCCGAATCGACTGCCGCAACACTCGAAAAGGCAGAGCGAAAGATCAAAGAGCTCGCTGAATTCGAATCAAAACTCGGAGAATATTCTGACGGCATTTCGTCGGCCCGTGCGGTCGTCGATGACCTTGCTGCTTTTGTCCGCGACTTTCGTGATCGACTAGAATTTTCGCCGGAACGATTGGATGAAATTGAAAACCGCCTTGCCGAAATAACTCGGCTAAAGCGAAAATACGGTGAGTCGATCGATGCGGTACTCGATCATTTGCGCGTCAGCCACGAGCGGCTGCAAAATATCGAGACTGCGGAATTTCGTGAAGAAGAATTGAAAAAGAAACTGTCAGAATTGCGATCTGAATATCTGAGGTTTGCGGGTAAACTGCATGACGCGAGAGTAAAAGCCGCTAAGCGTTTTGAAAAGCAAGTTGAGGAAAATCTAAATGCCGTCGCGCTCGAAAAGGCGCGTTTTGAAGTTCAGATCAAGGCTTTCGAAGCAGACGATACTGCGTTTTCAGCAAATGGTTTTGACTGCGTCGAGTTCTATTTTTCGGCAAATCCCGGCGAATCTCCTAAGCCTCTTGCAAAGGTTGCATCAGGCGGCGAGGCGTCACGTGTGATGCTGATCCTCAAGACAACAGCGAAAAGTGACATGCATCAGAAGACAGCTGTTTTTGACGAGATCGATGTTGGTATTGGAGGACGAGTTGCGGAAGCTGTTGGCCGAAAACTTAAGGACCTCGCCGCAACTCAACAAGTATTGTGCGTAACGCACCAGCCGCAGATAGCGTCTCTGGCGGATCGGCATTTTATTGTCGAAAAGGAAGTTGTCAGCGGCAGAACACTCGTAAAAACGCGCGAACTAAATTCCGCAGAACAGATCGAGGAGATCGCGCGAATGCTGGCAGGCGAACAGGTCACTGATGCGGCTCGCGACAACGCCCGTGCAATGCTAGCCGCGTCTAGTTAA